The following coding sequences are from one Desulfosporosinus orientis DSM 765 window:
- a CDS encoding ureidoglycolate lyase produces the protein MTNKILKVQTLTKEAFAPFGHVLMLNPGQPLIKPDPPQFTDRMPFAVDEGEAEFVYALLERRDFKFTNMERHLKVTQGFFPIMGGPAIITVAPATQADDPESLPAVDSVQAFLLESYTAFVLKRGVWHGMIFPLEEKFAYILATRKQTTDESLAPLYDGDVQIRDLKTTFELLL, from the coding sequence ATGACCAATAAAATCCTTAAGGTCCAAACCTTAACCAAGGAAGCCTTTGCTCCTTTCGGACATGTCCTGATGCTTAATCCCGGACAGCCCCTCATTAAACCGGACCCCCCCCAGTTTACGGACCGCATGCCCTTCGCTGTTGATGAAGGGGAAGCGGAATTTGTTTACGCCCTTTTAGAACGGCGGGACTTTAAATTCACCAATATGGAACGGCACCTGAAAGTGACCCAAGGCTTTTTCCCGATTATGGGCGGACCGGCCATTATCACCGTAGCTCCGGCTACCCAAGCCGATGATCCCGAGTCCTTGCCGGCTGTGGATTCTGTCCAGGCTTTTCTCCTGGAAAGCTATACCGCTTTTGTCCTCAAGCGCGGGGTCTGGCACGGCATGATCTTTCCTCTTGAAGAAAAGTTCGCTTACATTCTAGCCACCCGCAAACAAACCACCGACGAATCCCTCGCCCCTCTCTATGACGGTGATGTTCAAATCCGCGACCTGAAAACAACCTTTGAACTCCTGCTCTAG
- the allB gene encoding allantoinase AllB: protein MYNLVIKNGKIVTADRIFEGTICVKDGKIAAIMEAGLPAEAQETIDAQGSFVFPGGIDSHAHLNDPGYCWREDFAHGTAAAGVGGFTTIVDMPLQNEPALTNAEIFDKKEAAVSANAYVDYCFWGGLVDYNLNNLQELDEKGCVAFKSFIGPVSPDYVSLTIGQAKEALEILKKSGARAGFHCEDYSIIKWEEARAQRKETNDWQDFLNSRPVIAELIATQNIIDLARELDAKVHICHVSHPKVAKIIRSAQLEGVDVTAETCGHYLTFTDQDVLKNGSLFKCAPPLREWSAVEEMWEYVNNGTLCCVGSDHSPCELSEKSEEKHGIFGAWGGISGIQNVMQVLFSEGVVKRGYSPTLIARSLSEGPARTFGIYGQKGAIQTGFDADLVILDPQRHWEITPDSLYYKNKISAFVGLKGQGLPVCSIVRGQVIAQDGSLVGQKGFGQLVKKLK, encoded by the coding sequence GTGTATAATCTGGTTATTAAAAATGGAAAAATTGTAACAGCAGACAGAATATTTGAAGGTACTATTTGTGTTAAAGATGGCAAAATCGCTGCGATTATGGAAGCAGGCCTCCCCGCAGAGGCCCAGGAGACTATTGATGCCCAGGGCAGCTTTGTCTTCCCAGGGGGAATTGACAGCCACGCTCATTTAAACGATCCGGGCTATTGCTGGCGGGAAGACTTCGCTCATGGTACGGCAGCCGCGGGTGTGGGCGGTTTTACCACCATTGTTGACATGCCCCTGCAAAATGAGCCGGCCTTAACCAACGCTGAGATTTTTGACAAAAAAGAAGCCGCCGTTTCAGCAAACGCTTATGTCGATTATTGTTTCTGGGGCGGTCTGGTTGATTACAATCTAAACAACCTGCAGGAACTTGATGAAAAGGGTTGTGTCGCCTTTAAATCCTTTATCGGGCCGGTCTCTCCCGATTATGTGTCCTTAACCATCGGCCAGGCCAAAGAAGCCTTGGAAATTCTTAAAAAATCCGGCGCCCGGGCAGGCTTCCATTGTGAGGATTATTCCATTATTAAATGGGAAGAAGCCCGGGCACAGCGGAAGGAAACTAACGACTGGCAGGATTTCCTTAATTCCCGGCCGGTCATTGCCGAATTAATTGCCACCCAGAATATTATCGACCTGGCACGGGAACTGGATGCCAAAGTCCATATTTGTCATGTCAGTCACCCCAAAGTCGCCAAAATCATCCGATCAGCTCAGTTAGAAGGGGTAGATGTTACCGCCGAAACCTGCGGCCATTATCTTACCTTTACAGACCAGGATGTCCTTAAGAATGGCAGTCTGTTCAAATGTGCACCTCCTTTACGGGAGTGGTCCGCTGTTGAAGAAATGTGGGAGTATGTCAACAATGGCACCTTGTGCTGTGTGGGGTCCGATCACTCTCCCTGTGAACTGAGTGAAAAAAGCGAGGAAAAGCACGGCATCTTCGGCGCCTGGGGCGGCATCAGCGGCATTCAAAATGTCATGCAGGTTCTCTTCAGCGAAGGTGTGGTCAAGCGAGGCTACAGCCCCACATTGATTGCCCGTTCCTTAAGCGAAGGCCCGGCCAGAACCTTTGGCATCTACGGGCAAAAGGGCGCTATCCAAACAGGCTTTGATGCAGACCTGGTTATTCTGGATCCCCAGCGGCATTGGGAGATTACTCCAGATTCATTGTATTATAAAAATAAGATTTCTGCTTTTGTCGGTTTAAAAGGCCAGGGCTTACCCGTCTGTTCCATTGTCAGAGGCCAGGTTATAGCCCAGGATGGCAGCTTAGTCGGGCAAAAAGGCTTTGGGCAGCTGGTTAAAAAGCTAAAATAG
- the allE gene encoding (S)-ureidoglycine aminohydrolase → MGYPNDLLATRAIIKHGRYAVIPPQGRVNNVIPNLENCKVSVIASPEMGAKFAFYTVEIQPGGGTTLPFQEEGIETFVFSISGQGVVQVEQQKFDLSDNGYVFAPASQAVSLANQSETVWRILLYKQRYRQLEGYEARVVVGNLADLPNEAYDEMENVRIRNLLPADLGFDVNFHTLTFEPGGCHPFVETHLQEHGLYFLDGEGVYLIDDKWLPVKAEDFIWFGPYVPQAFYCSGRKNAWYIYTKDCNRDVQL, encoded by the coding sequence ATGGGCTATCCCAACGATCTATTAGCAACCCGTGCCATTATCAAACATGGCCGGTATGCAGTTATTCCGCCTCAAGGGCGGGTCAACAATGTCATTCCTAATCTGGAAAACTGTAAAGTGAGTGTTATCGCTTCACCGGAAATGGGTGCTAAGTTTGCTTTCTATACTGTGGAAATTCAGCCTGGTGGAGGAACAACCCTGCCCTTTCAGGAGGAAGGTATCGAAACCTTTGTTTTCTCCATCAGCGGACAGGGAGTTGTTCAAGTAGAGCAGCAGAAGTTTGACTTATCAGACAACGGCTATGTCTTTGCACCTGCATCCCAGGCCGTTTCTCTGGCTAACCAGTCCGAAACTGTCTGGAGAATACTCTTATACAAACAAAGGTATCGTCAGCTGGAAGGCTATGAAGCCAGAGTTGTTGTCGGGAACCTGGCCGACCTGCCTAATGAAGCCTACGACGAAATGGAGAACGTCAGGATCAGAAACCTCCTGCCTGCTGATTTAGGCTTTGATGTTAATTTTCATACCCTTACTTTTGAGCCGGGAGGATGTCATCCTTTCGTAGAGACTCATCTCCAGGAGCATGGGCTTTACTTCCTTGATGGAGAAGGAGTTTACCTGATTGACGATAAATGGCTGCCTGTCAAAGCAGAGGATTTTATCTGGTTTGGACCTTATGTTCCTCAGGCTTTTTATTGTTCCGGTCGGAAGAACGCCTGGTACATTTATACGAAGGATTGCAATCGGGATGTCCAGCTCTAA
- a CDS encoding Zn-dependent hydrolase — translation MINKERLWKNLMDLGKIGKNPDGGISRIAFTKEDRQAIVMVGALMKEAGLAVREDEVGNLIGRREGTDPKAPALLIGSHLDSVFNGGVFDGSLGVLGGIEVLQTMNEKGIVTKHPIEVCVFRDEEGCRFNFSLLGSRGLSGTLESENLGYKDKDGVTLAEAMQGCSLNPQDFAKAARKPEEVKAYLELHIEQGKVLECANLPVGVVTGIASSLRLLVTVTGNADHAGATPMNLRFDAMAGAAEIISVIEKETKATQSAVGTVGRIQAYPGGINIIPGRVEFTVDLRDVDLEVGQRLEKTILTQAEEICARRGLQLQVDYMQRVAPAPCSEAIINSILESCRELCLKEFLLPSGAGHDAMQVIQLCPIGMIFVRSKNGVSHHPDEWSDQDDCAAGTNVLFHSVLKLAN, via the coding sequence ATGATTAACAAAGAGAGATTATGGAAGAACTTAATGGACTTGGGCAAGATTGGGAAGAATCCCGATGGGGGGATTTCCCGCATTGCTTTCACTAAAGAAGACCGGCAAGCTATTGTCATGGTAGGAGCTTTAATGAAGGAAGCCGGTTTGGCTGTTCGGGAAGATGAAGTGGGCAACCTCATCGGACGAAGAGAAGGGACAGACCCTAAGGCTCCGGCCCTGCTCATCGGCTCTCATTTGGATTCAGTGTTTAACGGCGGCGTTTTTGATGGGAGTTTAGGGGTTCTTGGCGGTATCGAAGTATTGCAGACTATGAATGAGAAGGGCATTGTCACTAAGCATCCCATTGAAGTATGTGTATTCCGGGATGAAGAGGGCTGCCGCTTTAATTTCAGCTTGCTGGGCAGCAGGGGGCTGTCAGGAACTCTTGAGTCTGAAAACCTAGGGTATAAGGATAAAGACGGAGTTACCCTGGCTGAGGCTATGCAAGGCTGCAGTCTGAATCCCCAGGATTTTGCCAAGGCTGCCCGCAAACCCGAGGAAGTCAAGGCTTATTTGGAGCTGCATATTGAGCAGGGGAAAGTACTGGAGTGTGCCAATCTCCCTGTTGGCGTTGTCACAGGAATTGCCAGCTCCCTGCGGCTGCTAGTGACGGTGACGGGGAATGCGGATCACGCCGGGGCTACGCCCATGAATCTGCGTTTTGACGCCATGGCGGGCGCAGCTGAGATTATCAGTGTTATTGAAAAAGAGACTAAAGCGACTCAGAGTGCTGTGGGAACCGTGGGGCGGATTCAGGCCTATCCCGGCGGGATTAATATCATACCGGGACGGGTGGAATTCACTGTTGACCTGCGGGATGTTGACCTGGAAGTAGGGCAGCGGCTGGAGAAGACTATTCTGACCCAGGCGGAGGAGATTTGCGCCCGAAGAGGTTTGCAGCTGCAGGTGGATTATATGCAGCGGGTTGCCCCGGCACCTTGTTCAGAAGCTATTATTAATTCAATCCTTGAGAGCTGCCGGGAACTTTGCTTGAAAGAATTTTTGCTGCCCAGCGGTGCGGGGCATGATGCCATGCAGGTTATCCAGCTCTGTCCCATCGGCATGATCTTTGTCCGCTCAAAGAATGGGGTAAGTCATCATCCTGACGAGTGGAGCGACCAGGATGATTGTGCGGCGGGGACTAATGTTCTCTTTCATTCCGTCTTAAAACTGGCTAATTGA
- the allB gene encoding allantoinase AllB has translation MSKQYDLIIRNGILVCPEGTKKADIAVYDEKIAEIGPELAGDAKETIDAKGHYVFPGLTDGHVHFNDPGRTEWETITTGSSALAAGGGVAYFDMPLNCSPCTLDAKNLKAKLAVAEKDSLVDYGFWGGLTPKNLDNLEELAECGVIGFKAFSCHSGIDEFERMDDYTALVGMAKLAKLGLPLMVHCENAEITKDLTALALANNQTTVRDYFAARPPITEIENVSRMISFAEETGCKLIIAHISTAKGVELVTEARRRGVDVCCETIGHYLILTDDDVERLGTVAKCSPPIRSQENQTKMWGKLFNGEIAFVSSDHSPCDPQLKNGEFLKVWGGISACQTTLSGLITHAHHQRQLPLENIAKLTSQNVNEIFKIPGKGKLAVGFDADFALVDLKDEFILQAEDLFYKHQVSPYVGDRFQGRVKQTILRGTTVFKDGQIVSKPIGKHLKPNI, from the coding sequence ATGAGCAAACAATACGATCTTATTATCCGCAACGGGATTCTGGTTTGTCCCGAAGGCACAAAAAAAGCAGATATTGCCGTCTATGATGAAAAAATCGCCGAGATAGGACCCGAACTGGCCGGCGATGCCAAGGAGACCATCGACGCAAAGGGACACTATGTTTTTCCCGGTTTAACCGACGGCCACGTGCATTTCAATGACCCCGGCAGAACCGAGTGGGAAACCATCACAACGGGAAGCAGCGCTTTAGCAGCCGGCGGCGGAGTAGCCTATTTTGATATGCCCCTTAACTGCAGCCCCTGCACCCTGGATGCCAAGAATTTAAAAGCCAAGCTGGCCGTGGCCGAGAAAGACTCTTTAGTGGATTACGGGTTTTGGGGCGGTCTGACCCCCAAAAATCTGGATAACCTGGAAGAACTGGCGGAGTGCGGCGTGATCGGCTTTAAAGCCTTTTCCTGCCACAGCGGCATTGATGAATTTGAACGAATGGACGACTATACAGCCCTGGTGGGCATGGCCAAATTAGCCAAGCTGGGACTGCCTCTGATGGTTCATTGTGAAAATGCGGAAATCACCAAAGATTTAACCGCTCTGGCCTTGGCCAATAACCAAACAACGGTGCGGGATTATTTCGCCGCTCGCCCGCCGATTACGGAAATTGAAAATGTCTCCCGCATGATTTCCTTTGCCGAAGAAACCGGCTGCAAGCTGATTATTGCCCATATCAGCACCGCTAAAGGGGTTGAGCTGGTCACTGAAGCCCGGCGCAGAGGCGTGGACGTTTGCTGTGAAACTATCGGCCACTATTTAATTCTTACCGATGACGACGTGGAACGCTTGGGAACCGTAGCCAAATGCTCACCACCCATTCGCAGTCAGGAGAATCAAACCAAAATGTGGGGAAAACTCTTCAACGGTGAAATCGCCTTCGTTTCCTCCGACCATTCTCCTTGTGACCCCCAGCTCAAAAACGGCGAATTTTTAAAGGTATGGGGCGGCATCTCCGCTTGCCAAACCACCCTTTCCGGCCTGATCACTCATGCTCACCACCAGCGCCAGCTCCCTCTGGAGAACATTGCCAAGCTGACTTCCCAAAATGTCAACGAAATCTTCAAAATTCCCGGCAAAGGAAAACTGGCCGTTGGCTTCGACGCGGACTTCGCCCTGGTTGACTTAAAGGATGAATTTATCTTACAGGCCGAAGACCTGTTCTATAAACACCAGGTAAGCCCCTATGTCGGCGACCGTTTCCAAGGCAGAGTAAAGCAAACAATCCTCCGCGGAACAACAGTGTTCAAGGACGGCCAAATTGTCTCCAAGCCCATCGGCAAACATCTAAAGCCCAATATCTAA
- a CDS encoding NCS1 family transporter, with product MSTNPETTATIPQQAAGVDESLYPKSEAERTVGPLPYMFMWIGDGVNLGNMTLGASLVVAGVATLNLFQTFAAAIIAIAIISTVFALNDRLGYRTGIPYVVQLRMSFGLKGSIVSSLLRGIPAIIWYGFQSWIGGTALNEIAKIVTGGAFDNIAVCFVLLQIVQIGLSLYGFHAIKWVESLTSLVIMLALVYVFSLLLTSHSAVIAEKWVHAKGSWGLPFFAFIMMFMGNYAAIFLSAADYSRELRSGISDGKRGFLYFLPILIAYGFVLAIGAMLASATGISNPVKAFAIVVDNSYITVFVSAFIVMGAIAVNMVANIIPPTYVITLLTKLKYKVAVTITGILALGSFPWVLVQDSSAKGLGMFILIYSAFLGPIVSILLIEYYILRRQKVNIADLYQEDGPFAGYNPAAVLAMLIGAGAAFMKVELAWIIGVVVAGIAYLLLMKFAFKDSKFKKGTIFEQ from the coding sequence ATGTCAACAAATCCGGAAACTACAGCAACCATACCCCAACAAGCTGCGGGTGTGGATGAATCCCTCTATCCGAAATCTGAAGCGGAGAGAACCGTCGGGCCACTGCCCTATATGTTTATGTGGATCGGTGACGGCGTTAACCTGGGAAACATGACTCTCGGCGCCAGTTTGGTGGTTGCAGGAGTGGCAACTCTGAATCTTTTTCAAACCTTTGCCGCCGCGATTATCGCCATCGCCATTATCTCCACAGTTTTTGCCTTAAACGACCGCTTAGGCTACAGAACAGGCATCCCTTATGTTGTCCAGCTGAGAATGTCCTTCGGACTGAAAGGGTCCATCGTATCCTCGCTCCTGCGCGGTATTCCGGCTATTATCTGGTACGGTTTTCAAAGCTGGATTGGCGGTACGGCCTTAAATGAAATAGCTAAAATCGTCACCGGCGGTGCCTTTGACAATATTGCCGTCTGCTTTGTCCTCCTGCAAATCGTTCAAATTGGACTTTCCCTCTATGGCTTTCACGCCATTAAATGGGTGGAATCCCTGACCTCCTTAGTCATTATGCTGGCTCTTGTTTACGTCTTTAGTCTTCTCCTCACCTCTCATAGTGCCGTCATCGCTGAAAAATGGGTTCATGCCAAAGGTTCCTGGGGCCTGCCCTTCTTCGCCTTCATCATGATGTTTATGGGCAACTACGCCGCTATCTTTCTAAGCGCTGCCGACTATTCCCGGGAACTGAGATCCGGCATCAGTGACGGCAAACGCGGTTTCCTATACTTCCTTCCTATTTTAATTGCTTACGGCTTCGTACTGGCCATCGGTGCCATGCTGGCTTCCGCTACAGGCATTTCTAATCCCGTTAAAGCCTTCGCCATCGTCGTAGATAACTCTTATATTACCGTCTTCGTATCCGCCTTTATCGTCATGGGCGCTATCGCCGTCAACATGGTTGCCAATATTATTCCTCCCACTTATGTTATTACTCTGCTGACCAAATTAAAATATAAAGTTGCCGTTACCATAACGGGAATCCTCGCCTTAGGCTCCTTTCCTTGGGTCTTAGTACAAGATTCTTCCGCCAAAGGTCTGGGCATGTTTATCCTTATCTACTCCGCCTTTTTAGGTCCCATTGTCTCTATCTTATTAATCGAATACTATATATTAAGAAGGCAAAAGGTCAACATAGCAGACTTATACCAGGAGGATGGGCCATTTGCAGGTTATAATCCTGCTGCGGTACTGGCTATGCTCATCGGTGCCGGCGCCGCCTTCATGAAAGTTGAACTAGCCTGGATTATCGGGGTTGTCGTGGCAGGTATCGCCTATCTACTTTTAATGAAATTTGCCTTCAAAGATTCCAAGTTTAAAAAAGGCACTATCTTTGAGCAGTAA
- a CDS encoding response regulator transcription factor — protein sequence MSVVLIVEDELLELEFLKSIAAEELLPEDKLITCESGVQAVKLAKQYRPDVIVMDILIPEMDGLQALQEIKKFLPQVCVMILSACSEFSYAQKAIRLRVLEYMLKPVKPSVFKQAFRELLAAAAEVSKINDEEEIEEEKSDQIYLIEKSLNYIHDNFKQKLPLQLVSSKVFLNPQYFSRIFKKEVGVSYIDYVNKLKIEYACKLLETTDYPAYRISSECGFTDPSYFNRVFVQQMKMTPKAYRRKFLCDSDDKS from the coding sequence ATGAGTGTAGTTTTGATTGTAGAAGATGAATTGTTGGAATTGGAATTCCTCAAATCCATTGCGGCGGAAGAGCTTCTCCCTGAAGATAAGCTTATTACCTGCGAAAGCGGGGTTCAGGCAGTCAAACTGGCCAAACAATATCGCCCTGATGTTATTGTCATGGATATCCTCATTCCTGAAATGGATGGACTGCAGGCTCTTCAGGAAATCAAAAAGTTTCTGCCCCAAGTCTGCGTGATGATTTTATCTGCCTGCTCAGAGTTTTCCTATGCCCAAAAAGCCATTCGCCTGCGTGTTTTGGAGTATATGCTGAAGCCCGTTAAGCCCTCTGTTTTCAAGCAGGCCTTTCGAGAGCTGTTAGCGGCAGCTGCCGAAGTCAGCAAAATAAATGATGAGGAAGAAATTGAGGAGGAAAAGTCCGATCAGATTTATCTGATTGAGAAGTCTCTGAACTATATTCACGATAATTTCAAACAAAAACTCCCCCTGCAATTAGTCTCCTCCAAGGTCTTTTTGAATCCCCAATACTTCAGCCGGATCTTCAAAAAGGAAGTGGGAGTCAGCTACATCGATTATGTTAATAAACTGAAGATCGAGTATGCCTGCAAGCTTTTGGAAACAACGGATTACCCCGCTTATCGCATTTCCAGTGAATGCGGTTTTACTGATCCCTCCTATTTTAATCGCGTCTTTGTCCAGCAGATGAAGATGACGCCGAAAGCATACCGACGCAAGTTTTTATGTGATAGTGACGATAAAAGTTGA
- a CDS encoding histidine kinase, with translation MEKTEKTLNDLMDSNLYSRYSGLLSLSNISLQLIDTSGKIVQEFNPSPDFCKFICQEDETRICTDYISRLKPGKCDRFNCRYGLVNILLPVEVNNETIGYAVGAQVYTADSEYQKYLIDIMEMAKSKKLEPEFIAKSIAALKTIEENKIDIHEQICNHITQNICYDLSQSISTADKAIERLSIEKEMLEKKIIDLEAKNMSLVINPHFLFNTLNSIARIAYFEKSHTTEELIYCLSDLLRYNLKQEDELHTIGAEIDNIEKYLFIQKVRFKNRLEYEIDIADPIKTYRIPNMIIQPIVENALIHGITPKRDGGKIKITAEKYKDDIHISIIDNGNGFPKEVLESLQQSDNRLGIGFRSTDNRLKRYFGEDYGLKITKSDYSGSTVTISIPTKPNARRS, from the coding sequence ATGGAGAAGACTGAAAAAACATTAAACGATTTAATGGATTCTAATCTGTATTCTCGCTATAGCGGACTATTATCCCTATCCAATATCTCCCTGCAGCTCATCGATACTTCAGGCAAGATTGTCCAGGAGTTCAATCCGTCACCTGACTTTTGCAAGTTTATTTGCCAGGAGGATGAAACCCGGATATGCACGGATTATATCTCCAGATTAAAACCGGGGAAGTGCGACCGCTTCAACTGCCGGTATGGCTTGGTGAATATCCTTCTGCCGGTGGAGGTCAACAATGAAACTATAGGTTATGCTGTAGGAGCCCAGGTTTATACAGCAGACAGCGAATATCAGAAATATCTGATTGATATCATGGAGATGGCTAAGAGTAAAAAACTTGAGCCGGAATTTATTGCCAAGTCAATTGCCGCGCTAAAAACCATTGAAGAAAATAAAATAGATATTCATGAGCAAATTTGCAATCATATTACCCAGAATATTTGCTATGATCTCTCCCAAAGCATTAGTACAGCGGATAAAGCTATAGAAAGATTATCCATTGAAAAAGAAATGCTGGAAAAAAAGATTATTGATCTTGAGGCTAAAAACATGTCCTTGGTCATTAATCCCCATTTCTTGTTTAATACCCTGAATTCTATTGCCCGCATTGCCTATTTTGAAAAATCCCATACGACGGAAGAACTCATTTATTGTCTTTCGGATTTATTGCGCTACAATTTGAAACAAGAGGATGAACTCCACACTATTGGAGCAGAAATCGATAATATCGAGAAATACTTATTTATACAAAAAGTACGCTTTAAAAATCGTCTTGAATATGAAATTGACATCGCCGATCCCATTAAGACCTATCGAATACCCAATATGATCATTCAGCCTATTGTTGAAAATGCCCTTATCCATGGAATTACCCCTAAAAGGGACGGGGGCAAGATTAAAATTACGGCTGAAAAATATAAGGATGACATTCATATCTCCATTATTGATAATGGGAACGGCTTTCCCAAAGAAGTCCTGGAAAGTTTGCAGCAGTCCGATAATAGACTGGGAATTGGTTTTCGCAGTACGGACAACCGTTTAAAGCGCTATTTCGGAGAAGATTATGGTTTGAAAATCACAAAATCGGATTATAGCGGAAGTACCGTCACCATCTCAATCCCCACCAAACCCAATGCGAGGAGATCGTGA